From Arthrobacter sp. FW306-2-2C-D06B, a single genomic window includes:
- a CDS encoding YibE/F family protein gives MGHGHSHGHTEHFEPSPQALAARKRANWLLVAVLAPIAVLTIVAMLVMWPSGSKEGITFASPYAAAPGVTFDTGKIQAVTQENCTQGTQAPSTNGTNGTSGTNQSSGTQPQGSQCTFASTQPDNGGSPVKVVINPDVAKSHGVKVGDSIRYLNLSRVQGAAAGNGSPSYVFLDFVRTVPMALLAILYAVVVIAVARWRGFRALLGLAGAYVVMVSFMLPGLVEGKPPLLVALVGSTAIMMGVLYFAHGFSAKTSTALLGTIFGLGITALLAAWATDAANLTGIATSEGATLVNMSDKISLSGIILCGLIISGLGVLNDVTITQSAAVWELYELAPETGARKLFTSAMRIGRDHIASTVYTIAFAYAGAALPILIIVMLYDRPLVDALTSAELSEEVIRTLVGSIGLVLAIPVTTLIAVLVVKATGPRRLAAAGTADSEAADDDGKVRELEAAGSADAFESFDTGELAAVVMTRRARREAERR, from the coding sequence ATGGGTCACGGCCATTCACACGGACACACAGAGCATTTCGAGCCAAGCCCGCAGGCACTCGCGGCACGCAAGCGGGCCAACTGGCTCCTCGTGGCCGTGCTGGCCCCGATTGCCGTGCTCACGATCGTTGCCATGCTCGTCATGTGGCCGTCAGGGAGCAAGGAAGGCATCACGTTCGCGAGCCCTTACGCGGCGGCTCCCGGGGTGACGTTTGATACCGGCAAGATCCAAGCCGTCACCCAGGAAAACTGCACGCAGGGGACCCAGGCTCCGAGTACGAACGGTACAAACGGCACGAGCGGCACGAACCAAAGCAGCGGCACACAGCCGCAGGGGTCCCAATGCACGTTCGCGTCCACGCAACCGGATAACGGCGGCAGCCCCGTCAAAGTGGTCATCAACCCGGACGTCGCCAAGTCCCACGGCGTCAAGGTGGGGGACAGCATCCGCTATCTGAACCTGTCCAGGGTTCAGGGCGCAGCGGCGGGCAACGGCTCGCCGTCGTACGTTTTCCTGGACTTCGTGCGGACCGTTCCCATGGCGCTCTTGGCGATCCTCTACGCCGTGGTGGTCATTGCGGTCGCGCGTTGGCGCGGCTTCCGGGCGCTCCTTGGACTGGCCGGAGCCTACGTGGTGATGGTCAGCTTCATGCTTCCGGGGTTGGTGGAAGGCAAGCCGCCGCTCCTCGTGGCATTGGTCGGCTCCACGGCGATCATGATGGGCGTGCTCTATTTCGCCCACGGATTCTCGGCCAAGACCTCCACCGCGTTGCTGGGCACGATCTTCGGCCTCGGCATTACGGCGCTGCTAGCGGCCTGGGCCACGGACGCCGCCAACCTGACCGGTATCGCCACCAGCGAGGGCGCCACGCTCGTGAACATGTCGGACAAGATCTCCCTGTCCGGCATCATCCTGTGTGGGCTGATTATCTCCGGGCTCGGAGTCCTCAACGACGTGACCATCACCCAGTCCGCGGCCGTGTGGGAACTCTACGAGCTCGCACCCGAGACCGGCGCGCGCAAGCTGTTCACCTCGGCCATGAGGATCGGCCGGGACCACATCGCCTCAACCGTCTACACGATCGCCTTCGCCTACGCCGGTGCCGCCCTCCCCATCCTGATCATTGTCATGCTGTACGACCGCCCTCTGGTCGATGCCCTCACGAGTGCCGAATTGTCCGAGGAAGTCATCCGCACACTGGTAGGGTCCATCGGCCTGGTGCTTGCCATCCCGGTGACCACTTTGATCGCAGTGCTGGTGGTCAAAGCGACCGGTCCGAGGCGGCTCGCGGCCGCCGGCACGGCGGATTCGGAAGCAGCCGACGACGACGGGAAGGTCCGTGAGCTTGAAGCCGCCGGGTCCGCCGACGCCTTCGAATCGTTCGACACCGGCGAGCTTGCCGCCGTCGTCATGACCAGGCGGGCACGCAGGGAAGCCGAGCGCCGCTAG
- a CDS encoding ABC transporter ATP-binding protein, with protein sequence MTTASVPAVHAAGLHKSFGKVHAVRGLDLTVQPGEVVAFLGPNGAGKTTTIDMILGLSAPDQGSVSIFGHTPRGAIARGQVAAVMQTGGLLRDITVRETVQLNAAMFDSSRPVDEVLARAGILEIADRKVEKCSGGQQQRLRFAMALVSDPGLLILDEPTTGMDVAGRRDFWTAIRADAQRGRTVIFATHYLEEADAYADRIVLVRQGSIVADGTAAQIKNLASGRTVKASFPATERGLLAGMPPVESMDYDGGRLTVRTGDSDAVVRYLLNNTGAHDVEVAANNLEEAFVALTGDDAAPESTSITLEGDFV encoded by the coding sequence ATGACAACAGCGAGTGTGCCGGCCGTCCACGCAGCCGGACTGCACAAGAGCTTCGGGAAGGTCCACGCCGTCCGCGGCCTGGACCTCACCGTGCAGCCGGGAGAGGTGGTGGCGTTCCTCGGTCCCAACGGGGCCGGCAAGACCACCACCATCGACATGATCCTCGGATTGAGCGCACCGGACCAGGGAAGCGTCTCCATCTTCGGCCATACTCCCCGCGGAGCCATCGCCCGCGGCCAGGTCGCAGCGGTGATGCAGACCGGCGGCTTGCTGCGGGACATCACCGTGCGCGAGACCGTGCAGCTCAACGCTGCCATGTTCGACTCCTCCCGGCCAGTGGACGAAGTCCTGGCGCGTGCGGGCATCCTGGAGATCGCCGACCGCAAGGTCGAAAAGTGCTCAGGCGGCCAGCAGCAACGGCTGCGCTTCGCGATGGCACTCGTCTCCGATCCCGGATTGCTGATCCTGGACGAGCCCACCACGGGCATGGATGTCGCGGGACGACGCGACTTCTGGACCGCTATCAGGGCCGACGCCCAGCGCGGACGGACCGTCATCTTCGCCACCCATTACCTCGAAGAAGCCGACGCCTACGCGGACAGGATTGTCCTGGTCCGGCAAGGCAGCATCGTCGCGGACGGCACCGCCGCCCAGATCAAGAACCTCGCCTCCGGCCGCACCGTCAAGGCTTCATTTCCGGCAACAGAGCGCGGGCTGCTCGCCGGGATGCCGCCCGTCGAAAGCATGGATTACGACGGCGGACGCCTCACCGTCCGCACGGGCGACTCGGACGCCGTCGTGCGGTACCTGCTCAATAACACGGGCGCCCACGACGTCGAAGTGGCGGCCAACAACCTTGAGGAGGCGTTCGTCGCCCTCACCGGAGACGACGCCGCGCCTGAATCCACGAGCATCACTCTTGAAGGAGACTTCGTATGA
- a CDS encoding ABC transporter permease, which translates to MSTATVVQERKPSTGGVNRTFLWIEIKRMLRNRRTIMFTVFMPAIFFFIFGLSNKDKLLPNGHSYGQYILISLTVYAAMTAATGAGSQVAVERAQGWSRQLRLTPLLPGAYIAVKAMAALTLSLIAVVAQFVIGALAGVTMDAQTWLTAGLVAWLGSLVFAALGLFVGYLMPSQNVMQILGPALAILAMLGGLFMPIEIMGETFGNIAKFTPAYGIGQLARSPITGQFDWAWILNVLIWLAIFVAGAAMAFRRDTKRV; encoded by the coding sequence ATGAGCACGGCAACAGTCGTCCAGGAACGGAAGCCGTCCACCGGCGGGGTCAACCGCACCTTCCTCTGGATCGAGATCAAGCGCATGCTCCGGAACCGCCGGACCATCATGTTCACGGTGTTCATGCCGGCCATCTTCTTCTTCATTTTCGGCTTGTCCAATAAGGACAAGCTCCTGCCCAACGGGCACAGCTACGGCCAGTACATCCTCATCAGCCTCACGGTCTATGCCGCGATGACCGCTGCTACGGGCGCCGGTAGCCAAGTGGCGGTGGAACGTGCCCAAGGCTGGAGCCGCCAGCTTCGCCTCACGCCTCTCCTGCCCGGGGCGTACATCGCGGTGAAAGCCATGGCTGCGCTGACGCTGTCCCTCATTGCCGTCGTGGCCCAGTTCGTCATCGGTGCCCTGGCGGGCGTCACGATGGATGCCCAGACCTGGTTGACAGCGGGGTTGGTGGCCTGGCTGGGCTCCCTGGTCTTCGCGGCCCTTGGCCTGTTCGTCGGATACCTCATGCCGAGCCAGAACGTCATGCAGATCCTCGGCCCGGCCCTGGCCATCCTTGCCATGCTCGGTGGACTGTTCATGCCGATCGAGATCATGGGGGAGACCTTCGGGAACATCGCCAAGTTCACGCCCGCATACGGGATCGGGCAATTGGCCCGGAGCCCCATCACCGGCCAGTTCGACTGGGCGTGGATCCTCAACGTGCTCATCTGGCTCGCGATCTTCGTGGCCGGGGCTGCCATGGCGTTCCGCCGCGACACGAAACGTGTCTGA
- a CDS encoding sensor histidine kinase, with product MTTNGRGTSFRDVFAGNVFTGTMFRGRMFRGPGPRGWFIGAGLSILLWAWPTWNIVWSVDEPLAWKVAASASLIVFFAAYVFLPQISWRLGVRAGIVSVCILLALNGLMILIIGREALWTWTFLACAIAMTSLPRRTDFFLIVALALVSFTTQLVTGNGEQALLQAGIILSLGLMMSAFARLIRQTARLREAQTELADAAVAAERSRVARDMHDILGHSLTVIAVKAELAGRMLDTVPGDYPARDRAAAEISAVQDLARGALADVRATVAGYRGVNVLAELAVARTALESAGIDAELPGTVEQVPARHRELFGWVLREGVTNVVRHSGAARCRVRLTASSVLVEDDGVGPAPEGRSGNGLAGVRERVGAAGGTVSIGPSDLGGFRLAVEV from the coding sequence ATGACCACCAACGGACGCGGAACGTCCTTCAGGGATGTGTTCGCCGGAAACGTGTTCACCGGCACGATGTTCCGCGGTCGCATGTTCCGCGGTCCAGGGCCACGGGGCTGGTTCATCGGTGCGGGACTTTCCATCCTGCTCTGGGCCTGGCCGACGTGGAACATCGTGTGGTCCGTGGACGAGCCCTTGGCCTGGAAGGTGGCGGCATCGGCCTCCCTGATCGTGTTCTTCGCCGCCTACGTCTTCCTGCCGCAGATCAGTTGGCGCCTGGGCGTCCGGGCGGGCATCGTGTCCGTCTGCATCCTGCTGGCGCTGAACGGGCTAATGATCCTCATCATTGGAAGGGAGGCCTTGTGGACCTGGACGTTCCTCGCCTGCGCCATCGCCATGACCTCCCTTCCGCGGCGCACCGATTTCTTCCTCATCGTCGCCTTGGCCCTCGTCTCCTTCACCACCCAGCTGGTGACGGGCAACGGGGAGCAGGCCTTGCTCCAGGCCGGGATCATCTTGTCCCTCGGCCTCATGATGTCCGCCTTCGCGCGGCTGATCCGGCAGACCGCACGGCTCCGCGAAGCGCAAACTGAGCTCGCCGACGCAGCCGTTGCAGCCGAGCGCAGCCGCGTCGCGCGGGATATGCACGACATCCTGGGGCATTCCCTGACGGTGATCGCCGTGAAGGCCGAGTTGGCAGGGAGGATGCTGGACACCGTGCCCGGCGACTACCCTGCCCGGGACCGGGCAGCCGCCGAGATCTCCGCGGTGCAGGATCTGGCCCGCGGTGCGCTCGCCGACGTCCGGGCCACGGTGGCCGGCTACCGCGGCGTCAACGTACTGGCGGAGCTCGCCGTCGCCCGGACGGCCTTGGAATCGGCCGGGATCGACGCCGAATTGCCGGGAACCGTGGAGCAGGTTCCGGCGCGGCACCGGGAGCTCTTCGGCTGGGTCCTGCGCGAAGGCGTCACCAACGTGGTGCGGCACTCCGGTGCCGCGCGCTGCCGCGTCCGGTTGACGGCGTCGAGCGTGTTGGTGGAGGACGACGGCGTCGGCCCGGCTCCCGAAGGCCGCTCCGGGAACGGACTGGCCGGGGTCCGCGAACGCGTGGGTGCCGCCGGAGGAACGGTCAGCATTGGCCCGAGTGACCTGGGAGGGTTCAGATTGGCGGTGGAGGTATGA
- a CDS encoding response regulator transcription factor, whose translation MSIRLVIADDQALVRGALAALLGLEQDIEVVAELGDGTGVAAAVVEHSADVAMLDVEMPGLDGISAAAAVRRAAPSCRVLMVTTFGRPGYLKRAMQAGASGFVVKDTPARQLAEAVRRVHQGLRVVDPGLAAESLTAGDSPLTEREGEVLKAASDGGTVADIAKSAMLSEGTVRNYLSAAMAKTGGRTRAEAVRIAEDNGWLL comes from the coding sequence ATGAGCATCCGATTGGTGATCGCGGACGACCAGGCTCTCGTGCGCGGGGCATTGGCGGCTTTGCTGGGACTGGAGCAGGACATCGAGGTGGTCGCTGAACTGGGTGACGGGACAGGGGTGGCGGCCGCCGTCGTCGAGCATTCCGCCGATGTGGCGATGCTCGACGTCGAGATGCCCGGCCTGGACGGTATCAGCGCGGCGGCGGCCGTGCGGCGGGCCGCGCCGTCATGCCGGGTCCTCATGGTGACCACGTTCGGTCGGCCCGGCTACCTCAAGCGTGCCATGCAGGCCGGTGCCTCCGGATTCGTCGTCAAGGACACGCCCGCGCGGCAATTGGCCGAAGCGGTGCGCCGCGTCCATCAAGGGCTCAGGGTGGTGGACCCCGGGCTCGCCGCCGAATCTTTGACCGCGGGAGACAGCCCGCTGACCGAGCGGGAGGGGGAGGTGCTCAAGGCAGCGTCCGACGGCGGAACGGTGGCCGATATCGCGAAGTCGGCGATGCTTTCCGAAGGGACCGTGCGGAACTACCTCTCCGCCGCGATGGCCAAGACCGGTGGCCGGACCCGTGCCGAGGCTGTGCGGATCGCCGAAGACAACGGCTGGCTGCTCTAG
- the dusB gene encoding tRNA dihydrouridine synthase DusB, translated as MTVVATPPSPKLELPPLQLGRITVDTPVILAPMAGITNSAFRRLCREYGGGLYVAEMVTSRALVERTPESLRIISHDDDEKVRSVQLYGVDPVTVGQAVRMLVEEDRADHIDLNFGCPVPKVTRRGGGSALPWKIDLFTSIVQTAVKEASKGDIPLTIKMRKGIDEDHLTYLDAGRIARDSGVAAVALHGRTAAQFYSGQADWSAIARLREALPDIPVLGNGDIWSAEDAVRMVRETGIDGVVVGRGCQGRPWLFGDLQAAFEGSDERHRPGLREVADGVYRHAELMIETFGNDEYKALREIRKHMAWYFKGYVVGGELRAKLATVPTLEVLRELLDQLDMDLPYPGVDSEGPRGRAGSPKKPALPKDWLLSRQMDADQTRDIAAAELDVSGG; from the coding sequence GTGACTGTAGTAGCAACGCCCCCCTCGCCCAAGCTCGAACTGCCCCCACTGCAGCTCGGCCGGATCACCGTGGACACCCCCGTGATCCTTGCCCCGATGGCCGGGATCACGAACTCGGCCTTCCGCCGACTGTGCCGTGAATACGGCGGCGGTCTGTACGTCGCGGAGATGGTGACCTCCCGTGCCCTGGTGGAGCGCACGCCGGAATCGTTGCGCATCATCTCCCACGACGATGACGAAAAAGTCCGTTCCGTGCAGTTGTACGGCGTGGACCCCGTCACCGTGGGCCAGGCCGTTCGCATGCTCGTCGAGGAAGACCGGGCGGACCACATCGACCTCAACTTCGGCTGCCCCGTGCCCAAGGTCACCCGGCGCGGCGGCGGATCCGCCCTCCCTTGGAAGATCGACCTCTTCACCTCCATCGTCCAGACAGCCGTCAAGGAGGCCTCCAAGGGCGATATCCCGCTAACCATCAAGATGCGCAAGGGCATTGACGAGGACCACCTCACGTACCTCGACGCCGGCCGCATCGCCCGCGATTCCGGCGTTGCCGCCGTCGCGCTCCACGGCCGCACCGCCGCGCAGTTCTACTCAGGCCAGGCCGACTGGTCCGCCATCGCACGCCTGCGCGAGGCCCTCCCGGACATTCCCGTCCTGGGCAATGGCGATATCTGGTCCGCAGAAGACGCAGTCCGCATGGTCCGTGAAACCGGGATTGACGGCGTCGTGGTGGGCCGGGGCTGCCAGGGTCGCCCGTGGCTCTTCGGCGACCTCCAGGCCGCGTTCGAGGGAAGCGACGAGCGCCACCGTCCGGGCCTGCGCGAAGTTGCCGACGGCGTCTACCGGCACGCCGAGCTCATGATCGAAACCTTCGGCAACGACGAGTACAAGGCGCTGCGCGAGATCCGCAAGCACATGGCCTGGTACTTCAAGGGCTATGTCGTAGGCGGGGAGCTGCGCGCCAAACTGGCCACCGTGCCGACCCTTGAGGTCCTCCGCGAGCTCCTGGACCAACTGGACATGGACCTGCCGTACCCGGGCGTCGACTCGGAGGGTCCGCGCGGACGCGCAGGTTCCCCGAAGAAGCCGGCCTTGCCCAAGGACTGGCTGCTCAGCAGGCAGATGGATGCGGATCAGACGCGCGATATCGCCGCAGCCGAACTCGACGTCTCGGGCGGCTGA